In Phycisphaeraceae bacterium, the genomic stretch ATGCCTATGGTGGTGAGGTTCCTTCTATCCGTGACCGTCTGCGTCCTCTGGGCAGTCCATGACGAGCGTACGGGCAACGAAAACGCCTTGCGCAGAAAATTCTGGTCAGAGTTTCAAAGTCGCGTGTGAAGCGCGGCCGATAAAAAGTCCCGGTGACACGGCTTGGTTCGTCGCCGTTTCATCCGCCATTCCCGGCCACCTGTGCATCGAGTTTTAATCATGGCTGTGTCCAACCGTCGTACCGTCCTCGTGCTCGCGTTGCTGGTCGTTTCTATGACCATTGCCAGTGGTGCGCTACTGGTCCTGGAACCCCGTCCAGCTACCGGTGTCTATCCGATCTCACTCAATGTGGTGGATCGTCAGACTGACTTGGCAAACGGTCTCTTCGACACCACCCCGTCACCTGATCCACATGCCTGGACAGCGATCGTCATCCATCAGAGTGGCGCAGCAGGGGGATCGGCTGAGACACTGGGTCAGACTCATCAAAAACTCGGACTCGGTGGGTTGGGATACCACTTTGTGCTGGGTAACGGCCACGGGGCTCCGGATGGCCAGATCGTGGCGGGATTCCGCTGGACAAGCCAGCAGCGAGGAGCCTTCCCCGGCGGATCGGTGGACCCGCTTGGTCGCCGTACCATCTCGATCTGCCTCATTGGAGAGGCCAAATCTCCCCCGACACCTATGCAACTCCGCCAGCTTGTCTGGTTGGTCCAACAGCTACAGGCCAAGTTCGGTATCTCTGCTGACCACGTACTGACACCACGTACTATCTCCGGCTCCAATGATGGCTCGGCATTTCCTTCGGCGGCATTT encodes the following:
- a CDS encoding N-acetylmuramoyl-L-alanine amidase, with product MAVSNRRTVLVLALLVVSMTIASGALLVLEPRPATGVYPISLNVVDRQTDLANGLFDTTPSPDPHAWTAIVIHQSGAAGGSAETLGQTHQKLGLGGLGYHFVLGNGHGAPDGQIVAGFRWTSQQRGAFPGGSVDPLGRRTISICLIGEAKSPPTPMQLRQLVWLVQQLQAKFGISADHVLTPRTISGSNDGSAFPSAAFRQQLYTTSAP